The proteins below are encoded in one region of Clostridium pasteurianum DSM 525 = ATCC 6013:
- the aspS gene encoding aspartate--tRNA(Asn) ligase, protein MKDIYVKDVAALEDGTEVELKGWVHKIYDLGKISFVKLRDKTGIIQIVIDESLNVKLRLEMCIAVKGKKVKNEKAPEGIEVQVDELKVLGKTYYDKLPFAINAGKIKAALETQLDHRTISLRAPKITAVFKVQEKIADAFKDYLKGQNFTEVYTPKIIASGTEGGSELFTVNYFDHRAFLAQSPQFYKQMMVGSGFERIFEIGHAYRAELHNTYRHLNEYVSLDLEMGFIEDEFEIMDLEEGFMNYLFKYIKKECSAELKLYNIELPEEVKIPRITLFDAQEILLKEYGKRSPKGNIDNEGEKLFAEYVKKEYGSDFVFLTKYPAAKRPMYTMPDDEIEGATRSFDLIYKGLEITTGGQRIHDYEELVANIAKMGFKTEEFEFYTDNFRYGMPPHGGLAIGLERLTMKILGLDNIREAALLPRDMKRITP, encoded by the coding sequence ATGAAAGATATTTATGTAAAAGATGTGGCAGCTTTAGAAGATGGTACAGAGGTAGAATTAAAGGGTTGGGTACATAAGATATATGATCTTGGAAAGATAAGTTTTGTAAAGCTTAGAGACAAGACAGGAATAATACAGATTGTCATAGATGAAAGTCTTAATGTTAAGTTAAGACTGGAAATGTGCATAGCAGTAAAGGGTAAAAAAGTAAAGAATGAAAAAGCACCTGAAGGAATAGAAGTTCAGGTAGATGAATTAAAGGTATTAGGTAAGACTTATTATGATAAACTTCCCTTTGCAATAAATGCGGGAAAAATTAAAGCAGCTTTAGAAACACAGCTTGATCATAGAACTATAAGTTTAAGAGCTCCAAAGATAACTGCTGTATTTAAAGTACAGGAAAAGATAGCAGATGCCTTTAAGGATTATTTAAAGGGACAAAACTTCACAGAAGTATATACACCAAAGATAATTGCATCTGGAACAGAAGGTGGAAGTGAATTATTTACAGTGAATTATTTTGATCACAGAGCTTTTCTTGCACAAAGTCCACAATTCTATAAACAGATGATGGTTGGTTCAGGTTTTGAAAGAATATTTGAAATAGGTCACGCTTATAGAGCTGAACTTCATAATACTTACAGACATTTAAATGAGTATGTAAGCTTAGACCTTGAAATGGGTTTTATAGAAGATGAATTTGAAATAATGGATCTAGAAGAAGGTTTTATGAATTATCTGTTCAAATATATTAAAAAAGAATGTTCAGCAGAATTAAAGCTTTATAATATTGAACTTCCAGAGGAAGTTAAGATTCCTAGAATAACATTGTTCGATGCACAGGAAATTCTACTTAAAGAATATGGAAAAAGATCTCCAAAGGGCAATATTGATAATGAAGGAGAAAAATTATTCGCAGAATACGTGAAGAAGGAATACGGCAGTGATTTTGTGTTCTTAACAAAATATCCAGCTGCAAAGAGGCCAATGTACACAATGCCGGATGACGAAATAGAAGGCGCTACAAGAAGTTTTGACCTTATATATAAAGGACTTGAAATTACTACAGGCGGACAGAGAATCCATGACTATGAAGAATTAGTTGCAAATATTGCAAAAATGGGCTTCAAAACAGAAGAATTTGAATTCTATACAGATAATTTTAGATATGGAATGCCTCCTCACGGTGGTCTTGCTATAGGTCTTGAGAGACTTACTATGAAAATACTAGGCTTAGACAATATAAGAGAAGCAGCATTGCTTCCAAGAGATATGAAGAGAATAACACCTTAA
- the gatC gene encoding Asp-tRNA(Asn)/Glu-tRNA(Gln) amidotransferase subunit GatC, which produces MEHVSVEEVKHIAKLSKLSFTEEETLKIAKEFEAILTHFKTIDNLDLEDVNLNEYDEVNTEFRKDIPQIFEDKKKLMQNVKNLRDGGIQVPKIIE; this is translated from the coding sequence TTGGAACATGTAAGTGTTGAAGAAGTTAAGCACATTGCTAAGCTGTCAAAATTGAGTTTTACAGAAGAGGAAACTTTAAAGATAGCTAAGGAATTTGAAGCTATACTTACTCATTTTAAAACTATAGATAATTTGGATTTAGAGGATGTAAATCTAAATGAATATGATGAAGTTAATACAGAATTCAGAAAAGATATTCCACAGATTTTTGAAGATAAGAAAAAACTTATGCAGAATGTAAAGAATCTTAGAGATGGTGGAATTCAGGTTCCTAAGATAATAGAGTAG
- the gatA gene encoding Asp-tRNA(Asn)/Glu-tRNA(Gln) amidotransferase subunit GatA: MEIEKMSVEQLRDGIREKVFTSEEVVKFYFDRIKKIDGDVNSYLTLCEEDAIKEAKSIDERIAKGEKVGKLAGVPIAIKDNICTDGIKTTCASKMLEDFIPPYDATVINKLREEDAVIIGKTNMDEFAMGSSTENSAFKTTKNPYDLERVPGGSSGGSAAAVGAELAPVSLGSDTGGSIRQPAAFCGVVGLKPTYGLVSRFGLIAFGSSLDQIGPFSKNIRDCALTLEVIAGTDSLDNTSSKKIQDTDYLNGIEDGVKGLKVGVPKEFLGEGLDEQIKESVVNSIEKLKALGAEVEEISLPITKEGLSAYYIISSAEASSNLSRFDGIRYGHRAEDYEDVYDLMEKSRNEGFGEEVKRRIMLGNYALSSGYYDAYYKRALKLKKKVKEQFEEVFSKYDIIVSPVSPVLPFKCGEKKDNPLEMYLADIYTVNINLAGIPGISMPCGQSREGLPIGVQLLGPHFGEKKIFKAAFALEEALKNDGFQLVNKR, from the coding sequence TTGGAAATAGAAAAGATGTCCGTGGAACAATTAAGAGACGGTATAAGAGAAAAAGTTTTTACATCAGAAGAAGTAGTTAAATTCTATTTTGATAGAATAAAAAAAATAGATGGAGATGTAAATTCATATTTGACACTTTGCGAAGAAGATGCTATTAAAGAAGCTAAGAGCATAGATGAAAGGATAGCAAAGGGTGAAAAAGTAGGTAAACTTGCAGGAGTTCCTATTGCAATAAAGGATAATATATGTACGGATGGGATAAAGACAACTTGTGCTTCAAAGATGCTGGAGGATTTTATACCACCTTATGATGCAACGGTTATAAATAAGTTAAGAGAAGAGGATGCAGTAATAATAGGAAAAACTAATATGGATGAATTTGCTATGGGTTCTTCTACAGAAAATTCTGCATTTAAGACTACTAAAAATCCCTATGATTTAGAGAGAGTACCAGGAGGATCCTCCGGTGGTTCAGCCGCTGCAGTAGGAGCAGAGCTTGCACCAGTTTCTCTAGGCTCTGATACTGGCGGATCTATAAGACAGCCGGCAGCCTTTTGCGGAGTGGTAGGATTAAAACCTACTTATGGTCTTGTATCAAGATTTGGTCTTATAGCTTTTGGATCTTCGCTGGATCAGATAGGACCTTTTTCAAAGAATATCAGGGATTGTGCCCTTACTCTTGAAGTTATAGCGGGAACAGATTCACTAGACAATACAAGTTCTAAGAAAATTCAGGATACGGATTATTTAAATGGAATTGAAGATGGAGTAAAAGGATTAAAGGTAGGAGTACCAAAAGAATTCTTAGGTGAAGGTTTAGATGAACAGATAAAAGAATCTGTAGTAAATTCTATTGAAAAGCTTAAAGCACTAGGTGCTGAAGTAGAGGAAATATCATTGCCTATTACAAAGGAAGGTCTTTCAGCTTACTACATAATATCTTCAGCAGAAGCCAGTTCAAATCTATCCAGATTTGACGGTATTAGATATGGTCATAGAGCAGAGGACTATGAAGATGTATATGATTTAATGGAGAAGAGCAGAAATGAAGGTTTTGGGGAAGAAGTTAAGAGAAGAATAATGCTTGGAAATTATGCACTATCTTCAGGATATTATGATGCTTACTATAAAAGAGCCTTGAAGCTTAAGAAAAAGGTTAAAGAGCAGTTTGAAGAAGTATTTTCTAAATATGATATTATAGTGAGTCCTGTATCACCGGTACTTCCTTTTAAATGCGGCGAAAAGAAGGATAATCCTCTAGAGATGTATCTTGCAGATATATACACTGTAAATATAAATCTTGCAGGTATACCGGGAATTTCTATGCCTTGTGGACAGAGCAGGGAAGGTCTTCCTATAGGAGTACAGCTTCTTGGACCTCACTTTGGTGAAAAGAAGATATTTAAAGCTGCCTTTGCTCTTGAAGAAGCTTTAAAAAATGATGGATTTCAGCTTGTAAATAAAAGATAA
- the gatB gene encoding Asp-tRNA(Asn)/Glu-tRNA(Gln) amidotransferase subunit GatB, protein MSYETIIGLEIHAELNTKTKIFCNCSTKFGAKPNENTCPVCMGLPGTLPVLNEEVVKLAVKAGTALNCKINKLNKMDRKNYFYPDLPKAYQISQLDIPICGPGHVDIETEKGERTVRLNRIHIEEDAGKLVHLEYEPYSLIDYNRVGVPLIEIVTEPDMRSPEEAVTFLRTLKAILEYGGISDCRMEQGSLRCDANISLREVGREEYNTKVEIKNINSFRELQKALEKEEKRQKELYDFGEAFRIVQETRRWDAGKGKTVTMRSKEDANDYRYFPEPDIIPIVIKDEIIEKVKEDMPELPEERRERFIKQYGLSEKEVNILVSDKHFAEYYEDVVKLGADAKSVSNWMLSDMLRLIKEQEIEFKDIPVKKEDMAFLLKMVADKKLSVTSAKSVFEDMFKTGKHPEDIVKEKGLSQISDSNAILEIAIAVLQANPQSVSDYKAGKTQAVGYLVGQVMKQSKGKANPKMARDILEEKIKEM, encoded by the coding sequence ATGAGTTATGAAACTATAATAGGATTAGAAATACATGCAGAGCTTAACACTAAAACTAAGATATTCTGTAATTGTTCCACTAAGTTTGGTGCAAAGCCTAATGAAAATACATGTCCTGTATGCATGGGACTTCCAGGAACATTACCTGTTCTAAATGAAGAAGTAGTTAAACTAGCTGTAAAGGCTGGAACAGCATTAAATTGTAAAATAAATAAATTAAATAAAATGGATAGAAAGAATTATTTTTATCCAGATCTCCCTAAGGCATATCAGATATCTCAGCTTGATATACCTATATGCGGACCTGGTCACGTAGACATTGAAACTGAAAAGGGAGAAAGAACTGTAAGGTTAAACAGAATACACATAGAAGAGGATGCAGGAAAACTTGTGCATTTAGAGTATGAACCATACTCACTTATAGATTACAATCGTGTGGGAGTTCCTCTTATAGAAATAGTTACAGAGCCAGATATGCGTTCACCAGAGGAGGCAGTAACATTCCTTAGAACGCTAAAGGCTATTCTTGAGTATGGTGGTATTTCCGATTGTAGAATGGAACAGGGTTCTCTAAGATGTGATGCCAACATATCCCTTAGAGAGGTTGGTAGAGAAGAGTATAATACTAAAGTAGAAATAAAGAACATAAACTCCTTCAGAGAGCTTCAAAAAGCACTGGAAAAAGAAGAAAAACGTCAAAAAGAGCTTTATGACTTTGGAGAAGCTTTCAGAATAGTTCAGGAAACAAGAAGATGGGATGCTGGAAAGGGAAAAACTGTAACTATGAGAAGCAAGGAAGATGCTAATGATTACAGATATTTTCCAGAACCAGATATAATACCTATAGTAATTAAAGATGAGATAATTGAAAAAGTTAAAGAAGATATGCCGGAGCTTCCAGAAGAAAGAAGAGAGAGATTCATCAAGCAATATGGACTTTCGGAAAAAGAAGTAAATATTCTAGTTTCTGATAAACATTTCGCAGAATATTATGAGGATGTTGTTAAACTAGGTGCCGACGCAAAAAGCGTATCAAACTGGATGCTTTCAGATATGCTCAGACTTATAAAGGAACAGGAAATTGAATTTAAAGATATTCCTGTAAAAAAAGAGGATATGGCATTCCTTTTAAAGATGGTTGCAGATAAGAAGCTAAGTGTAACCTCTGCAAAGAGCGTCTTTGAGGATATGTTTAAAACAGGAAAACATCCTGAAGACATTGTAAAGGAAAAGGGATTATCACAGATAAGCGACAGTAATGCTATTTTAGAAATAGCTATAGCAGTACTGCAGGCAAATCCACAGTCAGTAAGTGACTATAAGGCTGGAAAAACTCAAGCTGTAGGATATTTGGTAGGTCAAGTTATGAAGCAGAGTAAGGGTAAAGCAAATCCTAAGATGGCTAGGGATATATTGGAAGAAAAGATAAAGGAAATGTAG
- a CDS encoding MarR family winged helix-turn-helix transcriptional regulator: MNKSNFSFESPYSDLIRSISIKIKLKADERINELGLNSQQGRMIGYIYEHQDEGIIQKDLADAFQRRGASITSMLQGLEKKGYIERRIPKNNERQKNIYVLPKGAALVEEFYKIFTEVEKSIVVDLNKEEQGHLLSLLVKVNKNL, from the coding sequence ATGAATAAGTCTAATTTTTCCTTTGAAAGTCCTTATTCAGACTTAATAAGAAGTATTTCCATAAAAATAAAATTAAAGGCTGATGAAAGGATAAATGAATTAGGATTAAATTCCCAACAGGGGCGCATGATAGGATATATATATGAACATCAGGATGAGGGAATAATTCAAAAGGATCTTGCAGATGCCTTTCAGCGTAGAGGAGCAAGTATTACCAGTATGCTTCAAGGATTAGAGAAAAAAGGATATATTGAACGAAGGATTCCTAAGAACAATGAAAGGCAGAAAAATATCTATGTATTGCCAAAAGGTGCAGCGTTGGTAGAAGAATTTTACAAGATATTTACTGAGGTTGAAAAAAGTATTGTTGTAGATTTAAACAAAGAAGAACAGGGTCATCTACTATCTCTGTTAGTGAAAGTGAATAAAAATTTATAA
- a CDS encoding MATE family efflux transporter, protein MEQTATNEHYLKSAPITKSIIHLSIPMMIGMSVETVYNVINVFFIGLLHNTEMLTAVTLGLPIFTILMAFGNMFGAGGGTFITRLVAQKEIKKAKKVAGYTFYISIIVSILIAIIASFTLTSIVKIMGADTFSIISYTKKYSLAMFFGGFSIVLNFALEQIVRSEGASKESMYGMFVSTALSLVFDPIFILVLKFNVVGVALAMILANIGSSIYYLYYLQRKSEHLRGFMKHFSISLKDKIEIYKIGVSELLLTIFLIITTLLLNNFSIRYGDNVVAGFGIALRIVQVPEFLSMGLSLGIIPLIAYNFSNKNFKRLKEGIKLSALGVTLLSGVFVCLVYIFRDPVIHLFSNDPSVLNVGKQIMFAMLISALFNGFTALFTGVFQASGQGIPSTIMSVTQGVLYIPVIIILHNLFGFYGVIWSMTVTEIITCIMGVILYIIFNYKMKKLQFDNMSNN, encoded by the coding sequence ATGGAACAAACAGCTACAAATGAACACTATTTAAAAAGTGCTCCAATTACAAAATCAATTATTCATCTATCAATTCCAATGATGATTGGAATGTCTGTGGAAACAGTATACAATGTTATTAATGTGTTTTTTATTGGATTATTACACAATACAGAAATGTTAACTGCTGTTACATTAGGTTTGCCAATTTTTACTATATTAATGGCTTTTGGAAATATGTTTGGAGCAGGAGGTGGAACTTTTATAACACGTCTTGTAGCACAAAAAGAAATAAAAAAAGCAAAAAAAGTAGCAGGGTATACCTTCTATATAAGTATTATAGTATCAATTTTAATTGCAATAATTGCTTCATTTACACTTACTTCTATTGTTAAGATTATGGGAGCAGATACTTTCAGTATTATTAGTTATACAAAAAAATATTCTTTAGCTATGTTTTTTGGTGGATTTTCAATTGTACTTAATTTTGCTCTTGAACAAATTGTTCGATCAGAAGGAGCTTCTAAGGAATCTATGTATGGAATGTTTGTAAGTACGGCTTTAAGCCTTGTTTTTGATCCTATATTTATACTAGTTTTGAAATTTAACGTGGTAGGAGTAGCATTAGCAATGATTCTGGCCAATATAGGTTCATCTATCTACTATTTATACTATCTACAGAGAAAAAGTGAACACTTGAGAGGATTTATGAAGCATTTTAGTATTTCTCTTAAGGATAAGATAGAAATATATAAAATAGGAGTTTCAGAATTGCTGTTGACAATTTTTCTTATTATTACAACTCTTCTTTTAAATAATTTTTCAATCAGATATGGAGACAATGTAGTGGCTGGCTTTGGTATAGCTTTAAGAATTGTGCAGGTACCAGAATTTCTTTCAATGGGTTTATCTCTTGGAATTATTCCTTTAATCGCATATAATTTTTCTAATAAAAACTTTAAAAGGTTAAAAGAAGGTATTAAGTTATCAGCTTTAGGGGTTACTCTATTGTCAGGTGTTTTTGTTTGTTTAGTCTATATTTTTAGAGATCCAGTAATTCATCTATTTTCTAATGATCCTTCCGTATTAAATGTTGGGAAACAAATTATGTTTGCTATGCTTATTTCCGCACTATTTAATGGATTTACTGCATTGTTTACAGGCGTTTTTCAAGCTTCAGGGCAGGGGATTCCTTCTACAATTATGTCTGTTACACAAGGTGTTTTATATATTCCGGTAATAATTATATTGCATAATTTATTTGGTTTTTATGGTGTTATCTGGTCTATGACTGTTACTGAGATTATTACTTGTATAATGGGAGTAATACTATATATTATTTTTAATTATAAGATGAAAAAATTGCAGTTTGACAATATGTCTAATAATTAA
- a CDS encoding YdbC family protein produces MAEIKYEIKENIGVVSESPKSWKKELNIISWNGKEPKYDLRDWSPEHEKMGKGITLTLEELKKLKDILNGMNI; encoded by the coding sequence ATGGCAGAGATTAAATATGAAATTAAAGAGAATATCGGTGTTGTATCAGAATCACCTAAGTCGTGGAAAAAAGAATTAAATATAATAAGCTGGAATGGAAAAGAGCCCAAATATGATCTTAGAGATTGGTCTCCTGAGCATGAAAAAATGGGCAAAGGTATTACGTTGACTTTGGAAGAATTGAAAAAACTTAAAGACATACTGAATGGCATGAATATATAG
- a CDS encoding ribonuclease H-like YkuK family protein, which yields MYSKTFGNVSVNEMVNCIKGFILSDKNYNYKITIGTDSQNKNITKVVVVVAIHRVGRGGIFFYEIKYVPKITNVRQKIYYETALSLELASKLSKSFKRAHIKEDIEIHVDIGTNKNGKTYELIKEIAGWITGVGYKYQIKPYSYAASCIADRISK from the coding sequence ATGTATAGCAAGACCTTTGGTAATGTTTCCGTTAATGAAATGGTAAATTGCATAAAAGGCTTCATATTAAGTGACAAAAATTATAACTATAAAATCACTATCGGAACAGATTCGCAAAATAAAAATATAACTAAAGTAGTAGTTGTTGTTGCAATTCACAGAGTGGGAAGAGGGGGCATTTTCTTTTATGAAATAAAGTATGTCCCAAAGATAACAAATGTAAGACAGAAAATATATTACGAAACTGCACTAAGTCTAGAGTTAGCCTCCAAACTTTCTAAAAGCTTTAAAAGAGCACATATCAAAGAGGATATCGAAATTCACGTGGATATTGGTACTAATAAAAATGGAAAAACCTATGAATTAATTAAAGAAATTGCTGGATGGATTACAGGAGTGGGATATAAATATCAGATTAAGCCTTACTCTTATGCAGCTTCCTGTATAGCTGACAGAATAAGTAAATGA
- a CDS encoding helix-turn-helix domain-containing protein, protein MKLSDKLRELRKINKMSQQQLARKLNVTNQAVFKWELGKSYPDILNLVKLSDIYNISLDDLIKEDVDLQKNLSNKNKINYFYIFLCGIVLECLSSIISYYLKENVFTNWIVRITALIGFICIIVLPLKMLPKKIKYLLGIERYSDKPH, encoded by the coding sequence ATGAAATTATCTGATAAATTAAGAGAATTAAGAAAAATAAATAAAATGTCTCAACAGCAATTAGCTAGAAAACTTAATGTTACAAATCAAGCTGTTTTCAAGTGGGAGTTAGGGAAAAGTTATCCTGATATTTTGAATCTTGTAAAACTTTCGGATATTTATAATATTTCTTTAGATGATTTAATAAAGGAGGATGTAGATTTGCAAAAAAATTTATCTAATAAAAACAAGATTAATTATTTTTACATATTTTTATGCGGCATAGTTCTTGAATGTTTAAGTTCTATAATATCTTATTACTTAAAAGAAAATGTATTTACGAATTGGATTGTAAGAATAACTGCTTTAATTGGATTTATTTGTATTATTGTACTGCCATTAAAGATGCTTCCTAAAAAGATAAAGTATTTACTTGGTATAGAAAGATATTCAGATAAGCCTCACTAG
- the nrdD gene encoding anaerobic ribonucleoside-triphosphate reductase: protein MLHVVKRDGREVEFNSIKISNAIERAAEEIGFSIKVSEVLELTQDIIKNLEEKSLERVTVEEIQNMVQDTLLHRGYNKIGNAYSNYRRERTKVRDIKSDLMKAIAQIGVETDRDNANVGNNFSSKLLRIASESNKWHNLAKMPKRLAKAHENGDVYYHDLDSYNLTVNCLHIPTKEVLTKGFNTGYGNIRSPKRIESAAELSCILLQSTQNDMFGGQSHPDFDNDMGEFVELTRQEIKKELIEFGIDENKIEDICEKKVLKSVEQAMQGIVYNLNTMHSRAGSQVPFSSINLGIPNNKDAALVCEVFLKEYKKGLGRGEQPIFPNIIFRVKAGVNREPGDPYYYLYKLACDVAAKRMNPTFMNIDATFNKKYYDMGVVPATMGCRTYVCSNINGEPGTKGRGNIAPTTINLPRIGIIAKGNIDKFFSALDIRLELAKDSLIERYNVLKHLRTKDLPFVVGQGLMKGSENLSPEDSIEPVLKQGTWGIGFIGLAETLIALTGKHHGEDEKSRELGVKIIKYIRDYTDKLTKETKLNWSCYATPAEGLSGKFIPKDRKVFGVIPRVTDKDYYTNSYHIPVGYNISIKDKIDIEAPYHELCNGGHISYIELDNYPDGDTIKDIIDYAYKNTNISYMGINFHIRYCKKCGTYLYNGEQQCTACGSHDIQGVSRVTGYLSLDERFGKGKYEERADRVSQENGSYVYNI, encoded by the coding sequence ATGCTACATGTAGTAAAACGTGATGGTAGAGAGGTTGAGTTTAATTCTATAAAGATCAGCAATGCCATAGAGAGAGCGGCGGAAGAGATCGGATTTAGTATTAAAGTAAGTGAGGTTTTGGAGCTTACTCAGGATATTATAAAAAATCTTGAAGAGAAGAGTTTAGAGAGGGTTACCGTAGAAGAAATTCAAAATATGGTGCAGGACACTCTTTTACATAGAGGATATAATAAGATAGGAAATGCCTATTCTAATTATAGAAGAGAGCGTACAAAGGTTAGAGATATAAAATCTGATTTAATGAAGGCTATAGCACAGATAGGTGTAGAAACAGATCGTGATAATGCCAATGTGGGAAACAATTTTAGTTCAAAGCTGCTTAGAATAGCCAGTGAGTCAAATAAGTGGCATAACCTTGCAAAGATGCCAAAGAGGCTTGCAAAGGCTCACGAGAACGGAGATGTATACTATCATGATTTGGATAGTTACAATTTAACTGTAAACTGTTTGCATATACCTACAAAGGAAGTTTTGACTAAAGGATTTAATACGGGATATGGTAATATAAGGTCTCCAAAGAGAATAGAATCAGCAGCGGAACTTTCCTGTATTTTACTTCAATCCACTCAAAATGATATGTTTGGAGGGCAGTCTCATCCAGATTTTGATAATGATATGGGTGAGTTTGTAGAATTGACAAGGCAGGAAATCAAAAAGGAACTTATAGAATTTGGAATAGATGAAAATAAAATAGAAGATATATGTGAAAAGAAGGTTCTAAAATCTGTGGAACAAGCTATGCAGGGGATCGTTTACAATTTAAATACTATGCACAGCAGAGCGGGCTCACAAGTACCTTTTTCATCAATAAATCTGGGTATTCCAAATAATAAGGATGCGGCTTTAGTATGCGAAGTGTTTTTAAAAGAGTATAAAAAAGGTCTTGGAAGAGGCGAGCAGCCCATTTTTCCAAATATAATATTTAGGGTTAAGGCTGGAGTTAATAGGGAACCAGGAGACCCATATTATTATCTATATAAACTGGCTTGTGATGTGGCAGCTAAGAGAATGAATCCAACTTTTATGAATATTGATGCTACTTTTAACAAAAAATATTATGATATGGGGGTTGTACCTGCAACTATGGGTTGTAGAACCTATGTATGCTCCAATATAAATGGAGAACCAGGAACAAAGGGTAGAGGAAATATAGCACCAACAACTATAAACTTACCTAGGATAGGTATAATAGCTAAAGGAAATATAGATAAATTTTTCTCTGCACTGGATATTAGACTAGAACTTGCAAAAGACAGCCTTATTGAGAGATATAATGTACTTAAGCATTTAAGAACAAAGGATCTGCCTTTTGTTGTGGGGCAGGGATTAATGAAGGGATCAGAAAATTTATCTCCAGAGGATTCCATTGAACCTGTACTTAAGCAGGGTACTTGGGGAATTGGTTTTATAGGTCTTGCAGAAACTTTAATAGCTTTAACTGGTAAACATCATGGTGAAGATGAAAAATCAAGAGAACTTGGTGTGAAAATTATAAAGTACATAAGAGATTATACAGACAAATTGACCAAGGAAACAAAGCTTAACTGGAGCTGTTATGCTACTCCAGCAGAGGGATTGAGTGGTAAATTTATACCAAAGGATAGAAAAGTATTTGGTGTGATACCGAGAGTTACAGATAAAGATTATTATACAAACAGTTATCACATTCCTGTAGGTTATAATATATCCATAAAAGATAAAATAGATATAGAAGCTCCTTATCATGAATTGTGCAATGGAGGACATATAAGTTATATAGAGCTTGATAATTACCCAGATGGGGATACTATTAAGGATATAATAGATTATGCCTATAAAAACACAAATATAAGTTATATGGGAATTAATTTTCACATAAGATATTGTAAGAAATGTGGGACTTATCTCTACAATGGAGAGCAGCAGTGCACAGCATGTGGGAGTCATGATATACAGGGAGTATCAAGAGTTACCGGTTATCTAAGTCTTGATGAAAGATTCGGAAAAGGTAAATACGAGGAAAGAGCAGATAGAGTTTCTCAAGAAAATGGAAGCTACGTTTATAATATTTAG
- the nrdG gene encoding anaerobic ribonucleoside-triphosphate reductase activating protein produces MEDRKIRLAGMIYESLSNGPGLRRVLFSQGCRHKCKNCFNPHTHSFTGGELMDMDEIIVDIVSNPMIKGVTFSGGDPLEQAEKFSYIAKKVREKGKSVWIYTGYTFEEILSKISENKGWEKLLNYTDVLVDGKFDTNKKDEKLKFRGSANQRIIDIRKSLNTKEIYTINC; encoded by the coding sequence ATGGAGGATAGAAAAATTAGGTTGGCAGGAATGATTTATGAGAGCCTCAGTAATGGCCCAGGACTTAGAAGAGTTCTTTTTTCACAGGGATGCAGACATAAATGCAAAAATTGTTTTAACCCTCATACTCATTCCTTTACTGGAGGAGAGCTTATGGATATGGATGAAATTATAGTAGATATAGTAAGTAATCCTATGATTAAAGGTGTAACCTTTAGCGGAGGAGATCCCCTAGAACAAGCAGAAAAGTTTTCCTATATTGCTAAGAAGGTAAGAGAAAAGGGAAAGAGTGTTTGGATATACACTGGATATACTTTTGAAGAAATATTAAGTAAAATTAGTGAAAACAAAGGCTGGGAGAAACTTCTCAATTATACAGATGTACTTGTAGATGGTAAATTTGATACAAATAAAAAAGATGAAAAACTAAAATTTCGAGGATCTGCAAATCAAAGAATTATCGATATAAGGAAAAGTTTAAATACAAAGGAAATCTATACTATTAATTGCTGA